The genomic DNA CGTTGAAGATGATAAAAACCTCGCTGACGGTCTACTCGTCAGTTTAGAGCAAGCCGGTTATGACTGTTTACATGCAGAAACGATCGCAGATGTGAAACAGCATTGGGACAAGGCGGATCTCGTTATCCTCGATCGCCAACTGCCTGATGGTGATTCTGTACAGCATCTAATGGATTGGAAAAAAATTAAAGATATCCCAGTGATTCTTTTAACTGCATTGGTCACAGTAAAAGACAAAGTGACTGGCCTTGATGCAGGCGCAAACGACTATCTCACCAAACCTTTTGCAGAAGCTGAGCTGTTTGCACGTATCCGCGCACAGCTGCGCTCACCAGATAGTGGGCAAGATGACAGTAAAGTGGTGACGTCTAACTTAACAATTGATAAAGCGACTCGTGAAGTTTTCTTCAATGGCGAATCGATCACCCTAACTCGAACCGAGTTTGATTTACTGCTCTTTTTAGCGAGTAATTTAGGCCGAGTATTTACTCGCGATGAATTACTGGATCATGTATGGGGATATAACCATTTCCCGACGACGCGTACCGTAGATACTCACGTTTTGCAGCTGCGCCAAAAGTTGCCTGGGCTTGAAATTGAGACGCTACGCGGTGTTGGTTACAAAATGAAAGCGTGATCATGGTTAAGCCAAATCCTCTTTTATGGTTAACAGGCATGCTACTCAGCACGCCTGCTTTTGCTGATCCAACGGGGTGGTTTGAAAAGAACACCCCGTTAACTCAAGCTCATCAACATCTCTTAAACAATGATTTAGAAAGTATGTTCAGCTCATTGGTGGAAGTGTGGCAGCTTGAAAAAAATAAAAACCTGAAAACACATCTGAACAATTTATTGATTCAGTCTTTAAGCGTGGATTGCGGTCGAGGGCTAGATAACAAGCCATTTCCAGATTGGATTCAGGGAGTGACCATTCGACGAGTTGATGTGCAAAGCCCTGGACGAGATGCTTATCAAGTTGCGATTGATACCAAAACCAAAGTTCCTATTACCGATATTCGTCTGACCAAATGGGTGGACAAAGTCGTCTCTACCGACAGTTCACTTACCAATAGAAGCGACAGTGTCACAACAAACATTTATACCTATGCTCAACGCTATAATTTGACGAACCCATTGAGTGCAGGGTTGTATCGCATCGATATTACCGCCGCAGATCAGGAATCATGGAGTGCATGGGTCATTTTTGGCGACACGATAGCCAAGCAAGTAGTGCGTTGGACATCAAAAGATGAGTGGCAGATTCAGAAGACCGAATTGCTTAATTCACACTGTCCGTTACCGAAATTATCTATTTCAGTCTTTGATCATATTGATGGTAACTATAAACAGATTTGGAGTGAGAGTTATGAATCGGATTACCCAACCACGTTAGATAACGTTTCGTTACCGTCAGATCGTTACATTGTCACAGTTTCTATGATTCACCAACGTTGGCAAGGACCGCTAGCTATTGAACAATCTCAAGTTATTAGCAAAACCTATGATGTTAATGTAGAGGAATAGCTGAAGATATTGGACAATATGCCGCTATAGAATAAAAAGGACGAATAGGCTTATATCATTATGAAAAGAATTTCTCTTTCTGTTGGTTTTTCATTAGTTCTCACATCTCCGCTCGCCTTCAGTGCAAATTATGCAGTTGAAGCACGCGGAGATGCTATGGGCGGTGTCGGGGTTGTATCAGGTAACTTTCTCACGGGCCCCTTTTACAACCCTGCTCTGGTAGCCATTTATCGCCGTAATGATGACGCAGGTATGATTTTACCGAGTATTGGTTTGTCTTATAACGATCCCAATGACCTCATTACTGATTTGGATAAGGTGTCTGACATCATCAACCAAAGCTCTAAAGGTGATTACAGCAATATTGGCGAATTAAATAAGAGCCTAACCGCAATGCAAGGGGACGTACTGAATGCCGAACTCGGCGGTGTAGTAGCTTTTGCCATTCCTAACCAATTTATTTCTGCTAACGTTTTTGGTAAAGCCTACACTGAATCCTTTGTTTCACCGATTATTGATAGCCGTGTCTGTACGGATGATCTTTGCGAGCTAGAGCGCGCAAAAGCGAGTTCGGTAAATGCCGTTTCTGTGGGAGTTACTGAGCTCGGTATTACTTTAGCCAAATACCAAACTTTCCTTGGGCAGCATATCGCTTTTGGTATCACGCCGAAGTTGCAACGTGTGTATACCTATGTCTACGAAGCAAGCCTAAATAGCTATGATATAAAGGACCTCCGTGATAATGGAAACGGAGAAACCATTTTCAACATGGATGCTGGTGCATTATGGTTCTACGGCCCAATCCGCATTGGTTTTGCTGCAAACAACCTAATTTCTCGCGAAATCAAAACTAAAACGATCACTTCTGCCGTCTCAGGCAATCCTATCTCATACTCATACGATATGAAACCGCAGTACACGGTGGGTGCTGGGATTGTTGCTGATTACTTCACACTAAGCGTGGACTACGACCTTAATGAAGAAGAGCGCTACAAAGACTTCAAAGACAACACACAAATGATCCGTGTCGGTGGCGAGATCGATATCATGCGTCAGTTAAAATTGAGGGCAGGGTACAACAAAAACCTCGCGTACGATAATACTGAAGGAACGCTTACGGCTGGTATTGGCTTGTCGCCATTGAATCTCTTCCAATTGGATCTCGGTGCAAGTTATACCAATGAAAATGCTATGGGTGCCTATATCAACTTTCTTGCGAGTTATTAAGCATCTCTTTATAGTGTGGCTCCTTTAAGGAGCCTTATTAATGTTTGATGATCTACCCACATTAACTCACGCTGAACAGCAAGTCGCCGTAGAGAAAATTCAAAAACTGATGGCAGAAGGCATCAGTACCGGAGAGGCAATCAAGATTGTTGCCCAGCAAATCCGAGAGGATAAAAAAGCGCAAAACCAAGGCACTCATTGAGTGCCTTTTTTATTATCCGCTTTAACGGTGGTAATAATCGTAGCCAGTTTTTTCATAGTTCAAACCAGTTAAAAATACACCACCACTCGTTCATTTTTGATTTTTAATCATTAAAACAACAGGTTGCAAAAGAACATTACGCTGCCTGCTTTCGGTTTTCTTATGGAGAAATGATCTGTGTGTAATTAAATTACACCAAATAAATACCACATTGAAACGCCAGCATAATCAACTGATAAGGTTGCAACGTCACGAAATGCTACGGTCATTAAGTGCGTATTATGTGGCCCGTCATTATGTTGAGGGGCAGTCGTCAGTACCATTGCGCAAGCACTGGCGACTTCATTTGCAGCAGAACGTGGGCAGCTTGCTGCATCGTTCTGCAAAAATGAACCCGTAACATAATGTCGAGTAATACGAATTAAGGTGTTGCCCGTTTTTAAATCACGGCTCGATTTTCTCTGCTATACGCTCGCGTGTAGAGAGAAAATGAG from Vibrio tarriae includes the following:
- the vxrB gene encoding response regulator transcription factor VxrB, which produces MKQTLLLVEDDKNLADGLLVSLEQAGYDCLHAETIADVKQHWDKADLVILDRQLPDGDSVQHLMDWKKIKDIPVILLTALVTVKDKVTGLDAGANDYLTKPFAEAELFARIRAQLRSPDSGQDDSKVVTSNLTIDKATREVFFNGESITLTRTEFDLLLFLASNLGRVFTRDELLDHVWGYNHFPTTRTVDTHVLQLRQKLPGLEIETLRGVGYKMKA
- a CDS encoding DUF2861 family protein; its protein translation is MVKPNPLLWLTGMLLSTPAFADPTGWFEKNTPLTQAHQHLLNNDLESMFSSLVEVWQLEKNKNLKTHLNNLLIQSLSVDCGRGLDNKPFPDWIQGVTIRRVDVQSPGRDAYQVAIDTKTKVPITDIRLTKWVDKVVSTDSSLTNRSDSVTTNIYTYAQRYNLTNPLSAGLYRIDITAADQESWSAWVIFGDTIAKQVVRWTSKDEWQIQKTELLNSHCPLPKLSISVFDHIDGNYKQIWSESYESDYPTTLDNVSLPSDRYIVTVSMIHQRWQGPLAIEQSQVISKTYDVNVEE
- a CDS encoding conjugal transfer protein TraF, coding for MKRISLSVGFSLVLTSPLAFSANYAVEARGDAMGGVGVVSGNFLTGPFYNPALVAIYRRNDDAGMILPSIGLSYNDPNDLITDLDKVSDIINQSSKGDYSNIGELNKSLTAMQGDVLNAELGGVVAFAIPNQFISANVFGKAYTESFVSPIIDSRVCTDDLCELERAKASSVNAVSVGVTELGITLAKYQTFLGQHIAFGITPKLQRVYTYVYEASLNSYDIKDLRDNGNGETIFNMDAGALWFYGPIRIGFAANNLISREIKTKTITSAVSGNPISYSYDMKPQYTVGAGIVADYFTLSVDYDLNEEERYKDFKDNTQMIRVGGEIDIMRQLKLRAGYNKNLAYDNTEGTLTAGIGLSPLNLFQLDLGASYTNENAMGAYINFLASY
- a CDS encoding YoaH family protein — its product is MFDDLPTLTHAEQQVAVEKIQKLMAEGISTGEAIKIVAQQIREDKKAQNQGTH